TAATGTCTAACAGGAATTAGTATCTacgttttttaaattaactctaaataataaaaaaaaaaatgtttggtttgAGAGTCACTATCCGAATTCTAAATCACACTCCCGCTTTTGTATTAGAAGCCAGGCCCCCAGTACCAACCAGGGTCAGACCCCAACACCTGGACCTCAAGGGCCCCCTGGTGCCCCTCCTCCCCGATTCCCTGCCCCTCCAGGTATGATGCCCCCTGACATGCAGAACATGGGCCCCAACCTTGGAATGAACCAGGGCCCTCCCAACATGGGACCCGGTGGACCACCAATGATGGGAGGATTTCCACCAGGAGAGGGCCCTCCACATGGAGGTGCTATGCCTCCAGGTCCTCCTCAGGGAGGAGGAAACTTCTACAATAACTTCTACAATCAGCAAGAGGGTATGAAGATGGAGGGAGTGGTTCAAGAAGGTGAGATCATTTTATACTAAATACCAAAATAGAGTTGGAGCAGCTTACTTCAAACAATGGTGGCTCTTAAACTTATGAGAATGTCATCTGTTCCCCATCAGGTGACAGTTACCAGGGTTTTTCCAGTATGGACGAGAGAGGAGGAACAGGAAAATTTGGAAATCAGTCAGGCAGCCAGGAAGGCCCTGCTAATGGAGCCACAGCCAATCAGGGAGGGATCTCTGTGCCTGACTTTCTGCCACCAGCTCAGCGCGTCCTCTTCATGAGGATCCAACAGAAGCAgcaagaggaagaggaaagggCTCGCAGGATGGCCGAGGGAGGAGCAGAAAAAAGCAGAGACACTGAAGGTAGGGGAACAGCACCTGCATCTGTGTATAAATGATTCCTGTGGCATAGTGAGTTGTAGCATCCTTTGCAACTATTCCTCTTTCCGTATGAATgtccaaaaacaggagaaaccTGTAAAACCAAAGACTTCAGACTTAAAACCATTTTAAGTGTAACAGAAATGAGACAGAGGTGACCCTTTCAGTGATTGCTTAGAGTTGACCAAAATGTCAAATCCCTCTTTTCCTAGGTGACTCAGGGAACTGGTATTCtagtgaggatgaggatggcgGTGGTAGTGTGACTTCCATCCTGAAGACCCTCCGTCAGCAGACCCAGGCTCCTCAGAAATCTGACGTGCATCCAAGCGACCCACGCCTCCAGAAAGCCTCTCCTTCCCACCCTCCAGCTCGCCCAGCAGACCCCCGCTTAGCTCGGGATCCACGCTTGGCACGTGCTGCTGAGTCAGCTCAAATCTCTGACCCCACGCACTCCACGCTCGCTCCATCGTCATCTGGACCACCTGCAGACCCCAGGCTAGCCAGGCTAGCTGCCGCTGCCTCAGTAGGATCCGCCTCCCATTCGCCTCCAGCTGCTAAGCCTGAACCTCCCCTGGTCTATAAGCCTCCTCCGCTCACGACCCCGGCAGTGGATGAGGAAGAGACTGAGCGGGTTCTACGGGACAAGCCTGTGCCGATTCCTCTGGATCCGCTTATGGGTATGGCTCTGAAAGACCCACGTTCCCAGTTGCAGCAGTTCAGCCACATCAAGAAGGATATTATTCTTCACATGCCAGCCTTCGCTAAAACCATCACCTGGTCTCCTGAAGATCTGCTTCCGCTCCCTATTCCCAAGCAGGACCTGCTTCCTCTGCCCCCAGGCATCCCTCCCGTGTCCACCCTTGACTCACGTCTGTCCCGCGGTCAGCAGCAGCTCCACACGCCACTCCCTCACTCGCAGCCTCCTTCCGTACAGCCTCCTCCTTCCTTAGATGCCCCTGCTCCCTCCTCCTCAGCTTCCACCCTCCCAGAATTTGAATTTCTGTCTCGCATCCTGAAGAATGTTAACTCCAGCACGTCCCAgactccttctcctcctcattTACCCACACCTCCTACCACTATGCCAGTTATGGGTCAACCTCAGTCCATGCCTGCAGCTTCTATAGAAAAGCCTGTTGACCCCCGTGTTGCCCGCAAAGTCCCCTCTGATCCCCGTCTCCAGCCACAGAAGTCGGCActgaagcagccatcagaaccTGCGCCCCCTCCCTCCACATCTCCTGCACCAGCATCTAGTTCTTCTCCACCTGCCATTGCTCCCTACGACCCACGGCTGCTCTCCTCAGTTGGGGCAGGGCGCAGTGTAGGGGCTGGGACACCAGGGGGTGCCAGTGTGCTGAGCAGCATTAGTCTGTATGACCCTCGGACTAACAAACCAGGCAGCCCTGGTACCAGCAGTGGCTCTAACAACTCACCCAACTCAGCCAGCCAAACTGAGTCCAAACTCAGTGACCCCACAACGAGTAAACCTAAATCCAAGGAGCCCCTCTTTGTTCGGAAGTCTGCATTGGACCAACCAGAGCCAGAGAAAAGTACAGAGCAAGGCACGGATAGATACAACAGCTATAACAGGCCCCGGCCCAAACCTGCGCCTTCACCTAACTCCACAGCTCAGGGCGGGGCTGCTGCAGTTGGGGTGGTTGCACCTGGAGGTCAGGGTGCTCCTGGATCTGCTGCAGACCAGGGGCCCGCAGGGGTCCATAACCTACCGGTATCCTCTTTATTTGGTGTTGTGAAGCAGGCTAGTAAGCCTGGTGGGACAAGCAGCCCCTTTGGGGGAAACAGCCCTGCACAGTCTGATCAGGCAGCCACAGAGCAGGACAACGGCTCCCTGAAGGAAGTTTTCAAAGGCTTTGACCCCACAGCCTCTCCCTTCTGCCAGTGACACTGATCCTGGAACCCTGACGCCCCAGATGTGGCAGCTGGGTGTGGGTTGATTCAAGTTTTTGGACACTGAACATGTCAGTGAAAAGAGAAACTTGCACTGCGGCAACTGCCTGTAAGACGAGTTTAGATAAGATTGGCAGCAGACgtattacacacacagacacacacacacactcaaccaCAGTGTTTCAGATTCTATAAAAGACTCTCGGGTAgcgtttaaagtttaaagtgaaATCTCTATTTTAAACAGACTTATTGATGTATAAATAGATGTATTCTCTCATCTCAGTGCTTAATGAAAATGATTATCCTAACAACAGAACACATTTATATGGAATGAAACTTTAAGCATCACATGTGTTTAAATCTCCTTTTATTTAAGTTTCTCACATCCTTCTGTTTCGTATTTCTTCTCTTCTTAAAGCTGATGTGCTCGTGTATATATGCATATTTTTTGGTTAGTTACAGATGGCTGTGCTCTTTGTAAcaaattaaaagctttttttataTCTGATTTTCCCAACaatatattgtttatttttggtGTTTCTTTAAACAGAATCAAGAGCACTGAGGCAACTTACTTTACACCTGTCAAAACTAAATGCCCTCCATATCACTGCCTTTGCTTTCATCCACTGTCCTCTGTCGTTGGCGTTATATCAAACTAaaccatattttttttccttccatgttcctttttttcctgcagaaatgactgaaatggtCTAACCCTAAATCTTTATTCTACTTAAATgcttttttaagtatttttctACTCCTTTGCACTGTCAGCTTGTGTCTCTGAGGCTTGTATTAATATTTTGAGTGGCTGTAACCCTTCACGCTGTTCATGTACAGCTCCATTTCAGGTGTTTAGCTCTTACAGGTGACAGGCTCTTTAACCACTACACAACCGTTGAAGCCCCTAATTCTCACAGATTTTGCCTTTACTCCGGTCTGGTTGCTGTGAGGAGAAACAGACTTTCActtgaacatttatttttatcgGTTTGTGAATATGGAGAGCACTTAAGCTCTAGTTTCCGTAGAGCTTAAGGGGCGTTAGGAAAAAGCAGGAAACAGGTTTAGCTGCTCAGACTGATGACTGACTCGGTCACTTCGCTCTCCACTGGCACATTTAGGTAGCGGTTAGTTATCCATTGAATCATGTCCTTTTATCTCTGCTGCCAAAACCGGTTTTGTCAAAGTTATTTCCATGTATTTCCTCCTGATTACATTCGAATTTGGACCACTGAATTAAAAGTCATCTACATCTCAGTGtttagtttctttgttttgttttattagctGTTCTGAATAGAGAAGTTTTCCGTCTTGCATTCTCAATTGAAACGCTTGGCTGGTGGCACCATGACAATCATAAACTACATTTGGACCTAAAATTCAGATAACTTGTACGTCTCGCGTTGATCTGTGCTCCctctgcttttcatctgaaCCATGCCaaccaaaataaatgaaacgaactaaaaaaatgtttgaaaaagtgGACGTGTAATTGTGGAAATGTTCACTTCATGGTTTGGACTTACAGCCTAGATGAGAGTGCAAGTCTTCTCTCCAGAACGTCTGCCATAAACACCTTGAATTGGAAGTGAGTCCAGCGTCTGAATCAGGGTGAGGGAAAGCGGTTGTTCCTGTTTGTTATAAGGAGGGAGCGGTTTCATTGCCATTCTCGTTGGTGAATCTGTGCGTGTGCGGTCAGTTGTGGCGGGTTCAGACGTTTTTGACCTCCAGAAAGTGAAGATTGTACAACAGCTCTCAGGATCGTTGTCGTCTGTCTTGTGTATAAacgttttaatttatttttttatacttgAGTAAATATACTTCCTCACTTGTAAATTTTGAGCTGAATCATTTTGTATGTCAGAGATTACCACTCACCTCAGTGGGGCGTTGGCGCTCTGCAGCAGCGTGAGGAGAGGAAAGCCGTTCATGTCTGGTTCTGTGTATGAAGATTCAGATAAGAAAAATTCACTATTATGTCCTCCTCCCTGCCAGTCCATTTAAAAGCCTGTCAGGAGGCTGAGTGTCAGCTATAGCAAGTGTgaaagttgtttgttttttcctttatggatttcttttttttcttttttttaaaaaatattttattgttttgtttgtttttccctcaCTATGTAAATTTGACCAGTATCCAGTTCTCGTCTTTGGAGGAGTGGAGTTTTCTAACTGTACACTGTAGGTGAGGTTGtaagtatttaaataaaattaatacatGATCAATCAGTTTCAAGTGTTTCCTGTGTCGTTATTACCTCGGATGATTCATATGacccatttttgttttctttcgaAGCCTCTAAGTAATTCATTGAAGTCACAATTGTTCAGCAGGATGAAGGTAGTGACCGCTGAGCTGTCTGCATCTCCAGTCAAATCACAGATTATCTAAAAACACCCTTTGGCCTGCTTTTCAGATGTATTTTGCACAAGCAGGCTGTCATATTTTTTTATCGTTCTTTTATATATTTAGACCTGAACCGTGCAGTTCTTGGCTTGGCGCCTGTGGATTTGGATCAGTACCTCAGCAGCACACAGCCTGTTTCCTGGTTAAGTACGATCCACTACTGACTCACTTCCTGCTACCCTCCCATCCTGCAGCGCTGGCTCCAGGAAGACAAACTATTCATCCCGAACCTCAAAGGTTTCCTATCACACACGCGAGCGCACATGTTCTCCTCTGACGGTTTGGTTCTACGTGTTGTACCTGCCTGTGACCttcagcacagcacagcacaaCACAATGTTATACAAGGTTATCCAATAGCTAATTAAAATGATTATTACCTTTATTTAATTAAGAGATTTGATGTCTGGAACTTCCTATGTCTTCCTTGGTCAAATGCAGTAATGTAAAACACAAAATCTACAACATCATAAATAAATTAGAGAATACCCTCTTTAAATTCTAAGGTTTTAGAAATtgagaaatattaaaaattgtCTAAAAATTAGGTAGAAACAAAGTATGACATTACaaaattatttaacaaaaactacaGGGCAGTGATTATCAGTTGTACACTACTTTTTGTAAGGCACTGCACATACATGGAGTCCATTGTATAGAGTATAATGATTCACTATGTGGTCTTAGGTGTGTGTtgaaacaagaagaaatgagCTCAGCAATGATGTTAGAGAAGTAATCGTTGTTGGCCATCAGCTGGGGAACAAACAACATGAAGTCCATCTGAATGAGTGGACGTCTCAGCAAATTTACTCCAGGGTGATGTACCGTGCAATGTTTAGGCCTCAGTTGGCACGTTAAATTTAAAAGTTCGAAATTAGAATGAGAATGAACAAGTGGGGCTTTTTTGGACGTGTTTCCAGCTTACGTTTGCAAAGTtgtatctgaacaaaccacaagacttcagGAGCACAgcagaccaaagtggagatgtttgacaATGATGCACAGCACCAACTAAAGTACCCAGAACatgagcacaaacacctcaaacCAACTG
The genomic region above belongs to Oreochromis aureus strain Israel breed Guangdong linkage group 14, ZZ_aureus, whole genome shotgun sequence and contains:
- the zc3h4 gene encoding zinc finger CCCH domain-containing protein 4 isoform X3, with amino-acid sequence MEEEEMAGVSAVGPGGDGEEVGGGEGGHEGSAERPRRSRERHASSDSDDERAHRRKRKRKKEREREKRRSKKKRKSRHKRHASSDDDHSDYSEESDYSPSEKRKYREYSPQYGSSRGSYVGSKRGGYMKMDKQGYGGYDDYEDDNYEGEEDEDMGDDDYDDFTKELNQYRKAKEGGGGRGGRGGRGRMKNQRGRGLMRGGRRGRGGSRGRGGRGGGGKMGGDDDGDGYGDEMEYGDDDYDMGDDDYDDYSKELNQYKKSKDRGRGGKGGRGRGRGKGGRGMIRGAKGRNRGRGRGDMGNDDDNGDMDNGDGVGGDGPGMGRRNQNEKHQDKKGKAICKYYIEGRCTWGDHCNFSHDIELPKKKELCKFYITGFCARADHCPYMHGEFPCKLFHTTGKCVNGDECMFSHEELNDDTRELLNKMLAEDAEAGAEDEKEVEELKKQGINPLPKPPPGVGLLPTPPRPVPVETNTGGVDFAGPPAGDFGGLPGPNQVPIVVKGPPGPGPIPGPGPGPCAGPPVHGPDGSPFQGGPPNPAGPPPPPHMGPPPPAGGGGGGGMGKKIPSLFEIKVQPTGQLAQKLAVRSQAPSTNQGQTPTPGPQGPPGAPPPRFPAPPGMMPPDMQNMGPNLGMNQGPPNMGPGGPPMMGGFPPGEGPPHGGAMPPGPPQGGGNFYNNFYNQQEGMKMEGVVQEGDSYQGFSSMDERGGTGKFGNQSGSQEGPANGATANQGGISVPDFLPPAQRVLFMRIQQKQQEEEERARRMAEGGAEKSRDTEGDSGNWYSSEDEDGGGSVTSILKTLRQQTQAPQKSDVHPSDPRLQKASPSHPPARPADPRLARDPRLARAAESAQISDPTHSTLAPSSSGPPADPRLARLAAAASVGSASHSPPAAKPEPPLVYKPPPLTTPAVDEEETERVLRDKPVPIPLDPLMGMALKDPRSQLQQFSHIKKDIILHMPAFAKTITWSPEDLLPLPIPKQDLLPLPPGIPPVSTLDSRLSRGQQQLHTPLPHSQPPSVQPPPSLDAPAPSSSASTLPEFEFLSRILKNVNSSTSQTPSPPHLPTPPTTMPVMGQPQSMPAASIEKPVDPRVARKVPSDPRLQPQKSALKQPSEPAPPPSTSPAPASSSSPPAIAPYDPRLLSSVGAGRSVGAGTPGGASVLSSISLYDPRTNKPGSPGTSSGSNNSPNSASQTESKLSDPTTSKPKSKEPLFVRKSALDQPEPEKSTEQGTDRYNSYNRPRPKPAPSPNSTAQGGAAAVGVVAPGGQGAPGSAADQGPAGVHNLPVSSLFGVVKQASKPGGTSSPFGGNSPAQSDQAATEQDNGSLKEVFKGFDPTASPFCQ
- the zc3h4 gene encoding zinc finger CCCH domain-containing protein 4 isoform X1, which translates into the protein MAVESMTVHPNSPTTNHEHNSLLTDERAEDGELEEGELEDDGGEMEEEEMAGVSAVGPGGDGEEVGGGEGGHEGSAERPRRSRERHASSDSDDERAHRRKRKRKKEREREKRRSKKKRKSRHKRHASSDDDHSDYSEESDYSPSEKRKYREYSPQYGSSRGSYVGSKRGGYMKMDKQGYGGYDDYEDDNYEGEEDEDMGDDDYDDFTKELNQYRKAKEGGGGRGGRGGRGRMKNQRGRGLMRGGRRGRGGSRGRGGRGGGGKMGGDDDGDGYGDEMEYGDDDYDMGDDDYDDYSKELNQYKKSKDRGRGGKGGRGRGRGKGGRGMIRGAKGRNRGRGRGDMGNDDDNGDMDNGDGVGGDGPGMGRRNQNEKHQDKKGKAICKYYIEGRCTWGDHCNFSHDIELPKKKELCKFYITGFCARADHCPYMHGEFPCKLFHTTGKCVNGDECMFSHEELNDDTRELLNKMLAEDAEAGAEDEKEVEELKKQGINPLPKPPPGVGLLPTPPRPVPVETNTGGVDFAGPPAGDFGGLPGPNQVPIVVKGPPGPGPIPGPGPGPCAGPPVHGPDGSPFQGGPPNPAGPPPPPHMGPPPPAGGGGGGGMGKKIPSLFEIKVQPTGQLAQKLAVRSQAPSTNQGQTPTPGPQGPPGAPPPRFPAPPGMMPPDMQNMGPNLGMNQGPPNMGPGGPPMMGGFPPGEGPPHGGAMPPGPPQGGGNFYNNFYNQQEGMKMEGVVQEGDSYQGFSSMDERGGTGKFGNQSGSQEGPANGATANQGGISVPDFLPPAQRVLFMRIQQKQQEEEERARRMAEGGAEKSRDTEGDSGNWYSSEDEDGGGSVTSILKTLRQQTQAPQKSDVHPSDPRLQKASPSHPPARPADPRLARDPRLARAAESAQISDPTHSTLAPSSSGPPADPRLARLAAAASVGSASHSPPAAKPEPPLVYKPPPLTTPAVDEEETERVLRDKPVPIPLDPLMGMALKDPRSQLQQFSHIKKDIILHMPAFAKTITWSPEDLLPLPIPKQDLLPLPPGIPPVSTLDSRLSRGQQQLHTPLPHSQPPSVQPPPSLDAPAPSSSASTLPEFEFLSRILKNVNSSTSQTPSPPHLPTPPTTMPVMGQPQSMPAASIEKPVDPRVARKVPSDPRLQPQKSALKQPSEPAPPPSTSPAPASSSSPPAIAPYDPRLLSSVGAGRSVGAGTPGGASVLSSISLYDPRTNKPGSPGTSSGSNNSPNSASQTESKLSDPTTSKPKSKEPLFVRKSALDQPEPEKSTEQGTDRYNSYNRPRPKPAPSPNSTAQGGAAAVGVVAPGGQGAPGSAADQGPAGVHNLPVSSLFGVVKQASKPGGTSSPFGGNSPAQSDQAATEQDNGSLKEVFKGFDPTASPFCQ
- the zc3h4 gene encoding zinc finger CCCH domain-containing protein 4 isoform X2, with translation MAVESMTVHPNSPTTNHEHNSLLTDERAEDGELEEGELEDDGGEMEEEEMAGVSAVGPGGDGEEVGGGEGGHEGSAERPRRSRERHASSDSDDERAHRRKRKRKKEREREKRRSKKKRKSRHKRHASSDDDHSDYSEESDYSPSEKRKYREYSPQYGSSRGSYVGSKRGGYMKMDKQGYGGYDDYEDDNYEGEEDEDMGDDDYDDFTKELNQYRKAKEGGGGRGGRGGRGRMKNQRGRGLMRGGRRGRGGSRGRGGRGGGGKMGGDDDGDGYGDEMEYGDDDYDMGDDDYDDYSKELNQYKKSKDRGRGGKGGRGRGRGKGGRGMIRGAKGRNRGRGRGDMGNDDDNGDMDNGDGVGGDGPGMGRRNQNEKHQDKKGKAICKYYIEGRCTWGDHCNFSHDIELPKKKELCKFYITGFCARADHCPYMHGEFPCKLFHTTGKCVNGDECMFSHEELNDDTRELLNKMLAEDAEAGAEDEKEVEELKKQGINPLPKPPPGVGLLPTPPRPVPVETNTGGVDFAGPPAGDFGGLPGPNQVPIVVKGPPGPGPIPGPGPGPCAGPPVHGPDGSPFQGGPPNPAGPPPPPHMGPPPPAGGGGGGGMGKKIPSLFEIKVQPTGQLAQKLAVSQAPSTNQGQTPTPGPQGPPGAPPPRFPAPPGMMPPDMQNMGPNLGMNQGPPNMGPGGPPMMGGFPPGEGPPHGGAMPPGPPQGGGNFYNNFYNQQEGMKMEGVVQEGDSYQGFSSMDERGGTGKFGNQSGSQEGPANGATANQGGISVPDFLPPAQRVLFMRIQQKQQEEEERARRMAEGGAEKSRDTEGDSGNWYSSEDEDGGGSVTSILKTLRQQTQAPQKSDVHPSDPRLQKASPSHPPARPADPRLARDPRLARAAESAQISDPTHSTLAPSSSGPPADPRLARLAAAASVGSASHSPPAAKPEPPLVYKPPPLTTPAVDEEETERVLRDKPVPIPLDPLMGMALKDPRSQLQQFSHIKKDIILHMPAFAKTITWSPEDLLPLPIPKQDLLPLPPGIPPVSTLDSRLSRGQQQLHTPLPHSQPPSVQPPPSLDAPAPSSSASTLPEFEFLSRILKNVNSSTSQTPSPPHLPTPPTTMPVMGQPQSMPAASIEKPVDPRVARKVPSDPRLQPQKSALKQPSEPAPPPSTSPAPASSSSPPAIAPYDPRLLSSVGAGRSVGAGTPGGASVLSSISLYDPRTNKPGSPGTSSGSNNSPNSASQTESKLSDPTTSKPKSKEPLFVRKSALDQPEPEKSTEQGTDRYNSYNRPRPKPAPSPNSTAQGGAAAVGVVAPGGQGAPGSAADQGPAGVHNLPVSSLFGVVKQASKPGGTSSPFGGNSPAQSDQAATEQDNGSLKEVFKGFDPTASPFCQ